The following are encoded in a window of Pagrus major chromosome 14, Pma_NU_1.0 genomic DNA:
- the mansc1 gene encoding MANSC domain-containing protein 1: MTPSASARPSWTLGLLLAAVLLLMTSLPVSAVEPETCFSRQHQSVIVNVRLALNRQTTAMDARVVRSERDCVLACCSEEVKPGAKCNMAVFNANKHAGEENCFLFHCQTEQDCPLTKAQDGINTYDIYKGLIHPTTIRPVAMTTTTGQTTSTSTTSNTPAPTTPPTTTTTTTTTQSTTTTPSTTTTTTSAPTTTPPAATTTTTPAPATTTAPPPIIIIATMPPVAPEPPTTTTTTSPSTTTSPSTTTSTSTTTTTAATTAAVKKPNKTPRKQNKATKKVRPHPVTTTTTTAPTTSTSTTTSTSTTTSTARPAQSSTTSLPVVTVNKEAAPRTTDKPQPNTATTTTTTTTTPPPPTTTTTTTTTTTTTSAPTTTTTTAPTTTTAPTTTTTTASLVIVPKDAVQSDHALQNSSIVRGKAVAARGALKSGVVAFMVLGLAVLTLALAVGGRKAMESFDRRHYTRLELNDLHYEVRSGPVLYRPDQLRDRNVKLDSGLEPLISTSPAARLDRTQLKLVPQECACEPNFAPCGGPSLCSGVRFCSYGTSETCRQRGGFRALDQDLISAECPCLEAQDAAAAMGRLR; this comes from the exons ATGACTCCTTCAGCCTCCGCTCGACCCTCGTGGACGCTCGGGCTGCTTCTCGCCGccgtgctgctgctgatgacatcacttcctgtgtcagCCGTGGAACCGGAGACGTGTTTCTCCAGACAACACCAGAGTGTTATCGTCAACGTCAGGCTGGCCTTAAACAGACAGACGACGGCCATGGACGCCCGGGTGGTGAGGTCGGAGCGGGACTGTGTCCTCGCCTGCTGCTCAGAGGAGGTCAAACCAG gTGCAAAGTGCAACATGGCTGTGTTCAACGCCAACAAGCACGCCGGTGAGGAGAACTGCTTCCTGTTCCACTGTCAGACGGAGCAGGACTGTCCTCTGACGAAGGCTCAGGACGGCATCAACACCTACGACATCTACAAAG GTTTGATTCATCCAACCACCATCAGACCTGTCGCCATGACGACCACCACAGGACaaaccaccagcaccagcaccaccagcaacACACCAGCCCCAACGAcaccacccaccaccaccactacaaccaccaccacacaaagtacaacaacaacaccaagcaccacaacaaccaccaccTCTGCACCGACCACGACACCACccgccgccaccaccaccaccacaccagCTCCCGCCACCACAACAGCTCCTCcacccatcatcatcatcgccacGATGCCTCCAGTAGCTCCAGAacctcccaccaccaccaccaccacatccccctccaccaccacatccccctccaccaccacctccacctccacaactacaacaacagctGCGACCACCGCTGCCGTGAAAAAGCCAAACAAGACCCCCagaaagcaaaataaagcaaCCAAGAAAGTAAGGCCTCATCctgtcaccaccaccaccaccaccgcccccaccacctccacctccaccaccacctccacctccaccaccacctccaccgccCGGCCAGCTCAGAGCTCCacgacatcacttcctgttgtaACGGTCAACAAAGAGGCTGCACCAAGAACTACTGACAAACCACAGCCCAACACTGCTACAACCACTACAACCACGACTACAACTCCTCCTCCACCTactacaaccaccaccacaaccaccaccaccaccaccacctctgctcctaccaccaccactaccactGCTCCTACCACCACCACTGCtcctaccaccaccaccacca CAGCCAGTCTGGTCATCGTGCCCAAAGATGCCGTCCAGTCCGACCACGCCCTCCAGAATTCAAGCATCGTGCGGGGGAAGGCGGTTGCAGCACGGGGGGCCTTGAAGAGCGGCGTGGTGGCCTTCATGGTGCTCGGGCTCGCCGTGCTCACGCTCGCGTTGGCTGTCGGAGGCCGCAAGGCGATGGAGTCCTTCGACAGACGCCATTACACGAGACTGGAGCTGAACGACCTGCACTATGAG gtccggtccggtccggtcctCTACAGACCGGATCAGCTGCGGGACAGGAACGTGAAGTTGGACTCTGGGTTGGAGCCACTGATCAGTACTTCCCCTGCGGCTCGTTTGGACCGCACACAGTTG AAACTAGTCCCGCAGGAATGTGCGTGTGAGCCGAACTTCGCTCCGTGCGGCGGCCCGTCCCTCTGCTCCGGGGTCCGGTTCTGCTCATACGGCACCAGTGAGACGTGCAGGCAGCGGGGCGGGTTCCGTGCT CTCGACCAGGACCTGATATCGGCGGAGTGTCCGTGTTTGGAGGCGCAGGACGCGGCCGCAGCGATGGGAAGGCTGCGCTGA
- the lrp6 gene encoding low-density lipoprotein receptor-related protein 6, with product MGVVLRSLLLCSFCFLIRGVPLLLYANRRDLRLVDAAHEKANATVVVGGLEDAAAVDYVYSQGLIYWSDVSEEAIKRTVFNQSGASAIQTVVPGLASPDGLACDWLGSKLYWTDSETNRIEVAELDGSLRKVLFWQELDQPRAIALDPERGYMYWTDWGEIPKIERAGMDGTNRSMIIDREIYWPNGLTLDYSQQKLYWADAKHNFIHRCNLDGSFREVVVKGELPHPFALTLYEDTLFWTDWNTHSIHSCRKQTGTEQRIVHSDIFSPMDIHVFSAKRQNTLVGSPCSVKNGGCSHLCLLSPVKPFYQCACPTGVQLLEDGKTCRDGATQMLLLARRTDLRRISLDMPDFTDIILQVDDIRHAIAIDYDPVEGYIYWTDDDVKAIRRSLLDGSDAQFVVTSQVNHPDGIAVDWIARNLYWTDTGTDRIEVTRLNGTMRKILISEDLDEPRAIVLDPVAGYMYWTDWGEVPKIERADLDGMERVVMVNTSLGWPNGLALDYDERKIYWGDAKTDKIEVMNMDGTGRRVLVEDKLPHIFGFTLLGDFIYWTDWQRRSIERVHKRTAEREFIIDQLPDLMGLKATYVHQASGTNPCAENNGGCSHLCLYKPQGVQCGCPIGLELIADMRTCIVPEAFLLFSRHTDIRRISLETNNNNVAIPLTGVKEASALDFDVTDNRIYWTDITLKTISRAFMNGSALEHVVEFGLDYPEGMAVDWLGKNLYWADTGTNRIEVAKLDGQHRQVLVWKDLDSPRALALDPAEGYMYWTEWGGKPKIDRAAMDGTGRITLVADVGRANGLTIDYAERRLYWTDLDTTLIESSNMLGQDREVIADDLPHPFGLTQYQDYIYWTDWSQRSIERANKTSGQNRTVIQGHLDYVMDILVFHSSRQGGWNACASTNGHCSHLCLAVPVSSFVCGCPAHFSLNYDNKTCSAPTSFLLFSQKTAINRMVIDEQQSPDIILPIHSLRNVRAIDYDPLDKQLYWIDSKQNVIRRAQEDGNQSMTVVSSSLGGPSQGLQLYDLSIDIYSRFIYWTSEVTNVINVTRTDGSRVGVVLRGEHDKPRAIVVNPERGYMYFTNLLERSPKIERAALDGTEREVLFFSGLGKPVALAIDNEVGKLFWVDSDLRRIESSDLSGANRIVIADSNILQPVGLTVFGNHLYWIDKQQQMIERIDKTTREGRTKIQARIAYLSDIHAVHELDMREYSKHPCTWDNGGCSHICIVKGDGTTRCSCPVHLVLLQDELSCGEPPTCSPEQFSCTSGEVDCIPQAWRCDGYPECDDSSDEEDCPVCSESEFQCDSRQCIDLSLRCNGEINCQDRSDESKCEVRCPPDQFTCSNGQCIGKHKKCDHNMDCTDNSDEIGCYPTEEPPPPPNNTIGSIVGVVMALFVVGAVYFVCQRVLCPQMKDDGETVTNDFVVHGPSSVPLGYVPHPSSLSSSLPGMSRGKSVIGSLSIMGGSSGPPYDRAHVTGASSSSSSSTKGTYFPPILNPPPSPATVRSQYTMEFGYSSNSPSTHRSYSYRPYTYRHFAPPTTPCSTDVCDSDYTPGRRAPLKSSTAAAAKGYTSDLNYDSEPFPPPPTPRSQYLSAEENCESCPPSPYTERSYSHHLYPPPPSPCTDSS from the exons ATGGGAGTCGTGCTGCGGAGCCTGTTGTTGTGTAGTTTCTGTTTTCTCATACGAG GTGTGCCGCTGCTGCTGTATGCAAACCGGCGGGACCTTCGGCTCGTGGACGCGGCACACGAGAAGGCCAACGCCACGGTGGTGGTGGGGGGCCTGGAGGACGCTGCTGCCGTGGACTACGTCTACTCCCAGGGCCTCATTTACTGGAGCGACGTAAGCGAGGAGGCCATCAAACGCACCGTCTTCAACCAGTCGGGGGCCAGCGCCATCCAGACGGTGGTCCCGGGCCTGGCCTCCCCGGACGGACTGGCCTGCGATTGGTTAGGGAGTAAACTTTACTGGACAGACTCGGAAACCAATCGGATCGAGGTGGCGGAGCTGGATGGGTCTCTGAGGAAAGTTTTGTTCTGGCAGGAGCTGGACCAGCCGAGGGCCATCGCTCTGGATCCTGAACGAGG GTACATGTACTGGACGGACTGGGGCGAGATCCCAAAGATCGAGCGTGCTGGGATGGACGGGACGAATCGCTCCATGATCATCGACAGAGAGATCTACTGGCCCAATGGGCTGACGCTGGACTACAGCCAACAGAAACTGTACTGGGCCGACGCCAAACACAACTTCATCCACCGCTGCAACCTGGACGGATCCTTCAG GGAGGTGGTGGTTAAAGGAGAGCTGCCTCACCCGTTCGCCCTCACCCTGTACGAGGACACCCTGTTCTGGACCGACTGGAACACCCACTCCATCCACTCGTGCAGGAAGCAGACGGGAACTGAACAACGCATCGTCCACTCAGACATCTTCTCACCGATGGACATCCACGTCTTCAGCGCCAAGAGGCAAAACACCC TCGTCGGCAGCCCGTGCTCTGTGAAGAACGGAGGATGTTcccacctctgtctcctctccccGGTGAAGCCCTTCTATCAGTGTGCCTGTCCCACCGGagtccagctgctggaggacggGAAGACCTGCAGAGATG GTGCCACTCAGATGCTGCTGTTGGCTCGGCGGACAGACCTGCGGCGCATCTCTCTGGACATGCCGGACTTCACCGACATCATCCTGCAGGTGGACGACATCCGTCACGCCATCGCCATCGACTACGACCCGGTGGAGGGATACATCTACTGGACTGACGACGACGTGAAGGCCATCCGCCGCTCGCTGCTGGACGGCAGCGACGCCCAGTTTGTGGTCACGTCTCAGGTGAACCACCCCGACGGCATCGCGGTCGACTGGATCGCCCGGAACCTGTACTGGACCGACACCGGGACAGACCGTATCGAGGTGACCCGACTCAACGGCACCATGCGCAAGATCCTGATCTCTGAAGACCTGGACGAACCCAGAGCCATCGTACTGGACCCTGTGGCTGG CTACATGTACTGGACCGACTGGGGCGAGGTGCCAAAGATCGAGCGGGCTGACCTGGACGGGATGGAGCGGGTGGTGATGGTCAACACCTCTCTGGGCTGGCCCAACGGCCTCGCACTCGACTACGACGAACGCAAAATCTACTGGGGAGACGCCAAGACCGATAAGATAGAG gTGATGAACATGGACGGGACGGGGCGACGGGTGCTGGTGGAGGACAAACTTCCTCACATCTTCGGTTTCACTCTGCTGGGCGACTTCATCTACTGGACCGACTGGCAGCGCCGCAGCATCGAACGCGTCCACAAACGCACCGCCGAGAGAGAGTTCATCATCGACCAGCTGCCCGACCTGATGGGCCTGAAGGCCACGTACGTTCACCAGGCGTCCG GTACGAACCCGTGTGCAGAGAACAATGGCGGCTGCAGTCACCTGTGTCTCTACAAGCCTCAGGGCGTGCAGTGCGGATGTCCCATCGGCCTCGAACTCATCGCCGACATGAGGACGTGCATCGTCCCCGAGGCCTTCCTGCTCTTCTCCCGCCACACCGACATCCGCCGCATCTCCCTGgagaccaacaacaacaacgtggCCATCCCGCTCACCGGCGTCAAGGAGGCCTCGGCGCTCGACTTCGACGTCACCGACAACCGAATCTACTGGACCGACATCACTCTGAAG accaTCAGCCGGGCCTTCATGAACGGCAGTGCTCTGGAACACGTGGTGGAGTTCGGTCTGGACTATCCCGAGGGGATGGCGGTGGACTGGCTGGGCAAGAACCTGTACTGGGCCGACACCGGCACCAACCGCATCGAGGTGGCCAAACTGGACGGGCAGCACCGGCAGGTCCTGGTCTGGAAGGATCTGGACAGCCCACGAGCCCTGGCTCTGGATCCTGCTGAAGG GTACATGTACTGGACCGAGTGGGGCGGGAAGCCGAAGATCGACCGGGCGGCGATGGATGGGACTGGTCGGATCACGCTGGTAGCCGACGTGGGCCGAGCCAATGGACTCACCATCGACTACGCGGAGCGCCGGCTGTACTGGACCGACCTGGACACGACGCTCATCGAATCGTCCAACATGCTCG GTCAGGACCGTGAGGTGATCGCCGACGACCTCCCTCACCCCTTCGGCCTCACCCAGTACCAGGACTACATCTACTGGACCGACTGGAGCCAGCGCAGCATCGAGCGAGCCAACAAGACGAGCGGGCAGAACCGCACCGTTATCCAGGGCCACCTGGACTACGTCATGGACATCCTGGTCTTCCACTCGTCCAGACAGGGCGGCTGGAACGCCTGCGCCTCCACCAACGGTCACTGCTCCCACCTGTGCCTCGCCGTCCCCGTCAGCAGCTTCGTGTGCGGCTGCCCCGCCCACTTCTCCCTCAACTACGACAACAAGACGTGCAGCG ctccGACCTCCTTCCTGCTGTTCAGCCAGAAAACTGCCATCAACCGCATGGTGATCGACGAGCAGCAGAGTCCCGACATCATCCTGCCGATCCACAGCCTGAGGAACGTCCGAGCCATCGACTACGACCCGCTGGACAAACAGCTGTACTGGATCGACTCCAAGCAGAACGTCATCCGCCGCGCTCAGGAGGACGGAAACCAG AGTATGACGGTGGTGTCGAGCTCACTGGGCGGGCCCAGCCAGGGGCTGCAGCTGTACGACCTGAGCATCGACATCTACAGCCGCTTCATCTACTGGACCAGCGAAGTCACCAACGTCATCAACGTCACCCGCACAGACGGCAGCAGAGTGGGCGTGGTGCTGCGAGGAGAGCACGACAAACCCCGAGCCATCGTCGTCAACCCGGAGAGAGG GTACATGTACTTCACCAACCTGCTGGAGCGCTCGCCGAAGATCGAGCGGGCGGCGCTGGACGGGACGGAGCGAGAGGTTCTCTTCTTCAGCGGACTGGGGAAACCCGTCGCTCTGGCCATCGATAACGAGGTGGGGAAGCTGTTCTGGGTCGACTCGGACCTGCGGCGCATCGAGAGCAGCGACCTGTCAG gAGCCAATCGGATCGTGATCGCGGACTCGAACATCCTGCAGCCGGTGGGTCTGACGGTGTTCGGGAACCACCTGTACTGGATCgacaagcagcagcagatgatCGAACGGATCGACAAGACGACGAGGGAGGGACGCACCAAGATCCAGGCTCGCATCGCCTACCTGAGCGACATCCACGCCGTCCACGAGCTCGACATGAGGGAGTACA GTAAACACCCGTGTACCTGGGACAACGGCGGCTGCTCCCACATCTGCATCGTGAAGGGAGACGGGACGACTCGATGCTCGTGTCCCGTCCacctggtgctgctgcaggacgAGCTCTCCTGTGGAG AGCCGCCCACCTGTTCCCCGGAGCAGTTCTCCTGTACGTCCGGCGAGGTGGACTGCATCCCTCAGGCGTGGAGGTGCGACGGTTACCCCGAGTGCGACGACAGCAGCGACGAGGAGGACTGTCCCGTCTGCTCCGAGTCCGAGTTCCAGTGCGACAGCCGGCAGTGCATCGACCTGAGCCTCCGCTGCAACGGAGAGATCAACTGCCAGGACCGCTCCGACGAGAGCAAGTGTGAAG TGCGCTGTCCTCCGGATCAGTTCACCTGCTCCAACGGTCAGTGCATCGGAAAACACAAGAAGTGCGACCACAACATGGACTGTACGGACAACTCTGACGAGATCGGCTGCT ATCCGACGGAGGAGCCGCCCCCTCCGCCCAACAACACCATCGGCTCCATTGTGGGCGTGGTCATGGCGTTGTTCGTGGTGGGCGCTGTGTACTTTGTGTGTCAGCGCGTCCTCTGTCCGCAGATGAAGGACGACGGTGAGACGGTCACCAACGACTTCGTGGTTCACGGGCCGTCGTCGGTGCCGCTGGGATACGTTCCGCATCCGAGCTCGCTGTCCAGCTCGCTGCCAG GTATGTCCAGAGGGAAGTCTGTGATTGGCTCCCTCAGCATCATGGGCGGGAGCAGCGGGCCTCCGTACGACCGCGCTCACGTGACCGGAGCGTCGTCCAGCAGCTCGTCCAGCACCAAGGGAACCTACTTCCCCCCG ATCCTGAAtcctcctccgtctcctgcTACAGTCCGCTCTCAGTACACCATGGAGTTTGGTTATTCCTCCAACAGTCCGTCAACACACAGATCCTACAG ctACCGGCCCTACACCTACCGTCACTTCGCCCCTCCCACCACCCCCTGCAGCACCGACGTGTGCGACAGCGACTACACGCCGGG